Proteins found in one Nocardia brasiliensis ATCC 700358 genomic segment:
- a CDS encoding putative bifunctional diguanylate cyclase/phosphodiesterase gives MRGIGARGDTRTRVRAASALATAMVMARTTGAFYVMGGVLGLLITAIAPGDEGNRPLVGTAAAIALALGLTLLAWGPRLPHSIHHMYVAIATVLVTIAVYAFPNTVGAISLAAFYVFIACDAALFFAWSHAASHIAFALVLCLWVLPARPVEPGLPWWSGLIPAGVTLGVGIVVGILTRMASEADIDVLTGLLNRRGFDRALNSAIEQASRTGQGLALVLVDLDRFQKINDHLGHRAGDAVLQRVADTWSKLLAPEQRLARYGGDAFALLLPNTTEQAAILLTEQLRAAVTTGCSAGVTSWQPGESGSLLVSRADVGLYRAKQAGRNRTVLESSRQLPLAVELREAIDRGALDVHYQPIVSLTEGGGKAVGVEALLRWSSSAQPDVTTEGLIRVAEEYDLISDLDELVLRRACADAARLQDTFAQLDLTLNVNVSGLELAEAGYADRVAGILAGTGWPADQLVLEVTESELAAESQTAIANLHTLRERGVRIAIDDFGTGYSSLSRLATLPSDILKVDQSFVAAIRSDSPAPPLLGVIAALSSALDLQVIAEGVETEYQAAVLTELGFALAQGYHYSDSHPVAELISDLNENQGRVGPGTSDRELGNGDSMHAANGWLPLG, from the coding sequence CGCTGGCGACAGCTATGGTCATGGCTCGGACCACCGGGGCGTTCTACGTCATGGGTGGTGTGCTGGGTCTGCTGATTACTGCGATCGCCCCGGGCGACGAGGGTAATCGGCCGTTGGTGGGCACGGCTGCGGCGATCGCCCTGGCGCTCGGACTCACCCTGCTCGCCTGGGGGCCGCGGTTGCCGCATTCGATCCACCACATGTACGTCGCGATCGCGACCGTGCTGGTGACGATCGCGGTCTACGCGTTCCCGAACACCGTCGGCGCCATCAGCCTCGCCGCGTTCTACGTCTTCATCGCCTGCGATGCCGCGCTGTTCTTCGCGTGGTCGCATGCCGCCTCGCACATCGCCTTCGCGCTGGTCCTGTGTCTGTGGGTGTTGCCGGCGCGCCCCGTCGAGCCGGGCCTGCCGTGGTGGTCCGGGCTCATCCCGGCGGGCGTCACGCTCGGCGTCGGCATCGTCGTCGGGATCCTCACCCGGATGGCGTCGGAAGCCGATATCGACGTGCTCACCGGGCTTTTGAACCGTCGCGGTTTCGATCGGGCGCTCAACTCCGCGATCGAGCAGGCCTCGCGCACCGGCCAGGGACTGGCCCTCGTGCTCGTCGACCTGGACCGTTTCCAGAAGATCAACGACCACCTCGGCCATCGCGCGGGCGACGCCGTCCTGCAGCGCGTCGCCGACACCTGGTCGAAACTGCTTGCGCCGGAACAGCGTCTGGCCCGCTACGGCGGCGACGCGTTCGCGCTGCTGTTGCCGAACACCACCGAGCAGGCGGCCATCCTGCTCACCGAGCAGCTGCGCGCCGCGGTGACCACCGGGTGCTCGGCGGGCGTGACCTCCTGGCAGCCGGGCGAATCCGGCTCGCTGCTGGTCAGTCGCGCCGATGTCGGTCTGTACCGGGCCAAGCAGGCGGGCCGCAACCGGACGGTGCTCGAATCGTCGCGGCAGCTGCCGCTCGCGGTGGAACTGCGCGAGGCGATCGACCGCGGCGCCCTCGACGTGCACTACCAGCCGATCGTCAGCCTCACCGAGGGCGGCGGCAAAGCGGTCGGCGTCGAGGCGTTGCTGCGCTGGTCGTCGAGCGCGCAACCCGACGTCACCACCGAGGGCCTGATCCGCGTTGCCGAGGAATACGACCTCATCTCCGACCTGGACGAGCTGGTATTGCGCCGCGCCTGCGCCGATGCCGCCCGGTTGCAGGACACCTTCGCGCAACTCGACCTCACACTGAACGTCAACGTGAGCGGGCTCGAACTGGCCGAAGCCGGCTACGCCGACCGGGTCGCGGGCATCCTCGCCGGCACCGGCTGGCCCGCCGATCAGCTCGTGCTCGAGGTGACCGAGAGCGAGCTCGCCGCCGAATCGCAGACCGCCATCGCGAACCTGCACACCCTGCGCGAGCGGGGCGTGCGCATCGCCATCGACGATTTCGGCACCGGATACTCCTCGCTCAGCCGGCTCGCCACGTTGCCCAGCGACATCCTCAAGGTCGACCAGTCCTTCGTCGCCGCGATCCGCTCCGACTCGCCCGCGCCGCCGCTGCTCGGCGTGATCGCCGCGCTGAGCAGCGCCCTCGATCTGCAGGTCATCGCCGAAGGCGTGGAAACCGAGTACCAGGCCGCGGTGCTCACCGAACTCGGCTTCGCGCTCGCCCAGGGCTATCACTACAGCGACTCGCATCCGGTCGCGGAGTTGATCAGCGACCTCAATGAGAACCAGGGGCGGGTCGGTCCCGGTACGTCTGACCGCGAACTCGGCAACGGGGATTCCATGCACGCCGCCAACGGATGGTTGCCGCTCGGCTGA